One Roseiconus lacunae genomic region harbors:
- a CDS encoding RNA polymerase sigma factor: protein MHREDIEAIYRNDSRKVFATLVRRLKDFHLAEEAMHEAFTAAMQQWPSEGVPEHPVAWLISTGNFKAIDKLRRRAKRDSLQPELARRLAEIESANQSTNADEIEDDRLRLIFTCCHPAIDSKIQVPLTLREVCGLTTEEIARAFLVTPSTMAQRIVRGKAKIRDAGIPFVIPSSKDLPSRLESVLTVIYLVFNEGYSASSGTELTRVDLSDEAIRLARLLSELLPDPEVIGLLALMLLHESRREARTDRDGDIILLEDQDRTRWNQALISEGQSLVRRALRTRRFGVYSIQAAISATHAAASHAGETDWGQIVALYDVLRMADSSPVIQLNRAVAIAMRDGSLAGLEIIDSILKRGELQEYYLAHSARGELLRRLGQQDEAIAAFEKAFSLAKQEPELRFLRNKIDSLR, encoded by the coding sequence ATGCACCGCGAAGACATTGAAGCGATTTATCGCAACGATTCTCGAAAGGTCTTTGCCACATTGGTTCGGCGTTTGAAGGATTTTCACTTGGCCGAAGAGGCCATGCATGAGGCGTTTACGGCGGCGATGCAACAGTGGCCCTCCGAAGGTGTACCGGAACATCCCGTCGCTTGGCTGATTTCCACGGGAAATTTCAAGGCGATCGACAAGCTGCGCCGTCGCGCGAAACGCGACTCTTTGCAGCCTGAATTGGCTCGTCGGCTTGCCGAAATCGAATCGGCAAATCAATCGACAAACGCCGATGAAATTGAAGATGACCGATTGCGTTTGATCTTTACCTGTTGTCACCCGGCGATCGATTCCAAGATTCAGGTACCCTTAACGCTTCGTGAAGTCTGTGGGCTGACGACCGAAGAGATCGCCCGCGCTTTTTTGGTCACACCGTCGACGATGGCTCAGCGAATCGTGCGGGGCAAAGCAAAGATTCGTGACGCCGGTATTCCGTTTGTGATTCCGTCGTCAAAAGATTTACCGTCCCGATTGGAATCCGTGCTGACGGTGATATACCTCGTGTTCAACGAAGGCTACTCCGCTTCGAGTGGGACCGAGTTGACTCGAGTGGATTTGTCAGACGAAGCGATACGGTTGGCTCGATTGTTATCCGAATTGCTTCCCGATCCGGAAGTGATCGGGTTGTTAGCGTTGATGTTGCTGCATGAATCAAGACGGGAGGCTCGCACAGACCGCGACGGCGACATCATTTTGTTAGAGGATCAGGATCGAACGCGTTGGAATCAAGCCTTGATCAGCGAAGGGCAATCGCTGGTACGGCGAGCGTTGCGCACACGGAGATTCGGCGTGTATTCGATTCAAGCAGCGATTTCTGCCACGCATGCCGCAGCCTCGCATGCGGGTGAAACCGATTGGGGGCAGATTGTCGCGTTGTACGATGTTCTGCGGATGGCCGACTCATCCCCAGTCATTCAACTGAATCGCGCCGTCGCGATTGCGATGCGAGACGGTAGTTTGGCCGGACTAGAGATTATCGACTCCATTCTTAAACGCGGTGAATTGCAAGAGTACTACCTCGCCCATTCGGCGCGCGGAGAGCTGCTGCGACGACTTGGACAACAAGACGAAGCCATCGCGGCGTTCGAAAAAGCCTTTTCATTGGCCAAACAAGAACCCGAACTGAGGTTCTTAAGGAACAAGATCGATTCCCTTCGCTAG
- a CDS encoding VOC family protein: MEIKQRITPFLSYRDRAEEAVEFYVSVVPDSKIVRKVYNPESQAVLTIDFELCGMKFVALNAGQDWKFTEAFSLAISCETQEEIDELWGALLAGGGSELACGWLKDKFGMCWQVWPALMEDWFAADDPAALQRMFQSLWQMKKLDLQTLKQAFDGNV, from the coding sequence ATGGAAATTAAACAGCGAATCACACCGTTCCTTTCCTATCGCGATCGAGCCGAAGAAGCAGTGGAATTCTATGTTTCGGTCGTTCCCGACTCTAAAATCGTTCGAAAGGTCTACAACCCTGAGAGCCAAGCGGTGCTCACGATCGATTTCGAGCTTTGCGGGATGAAGTTTGTCGCGCTCAATGCTGGTCAGGATTGGAAATTTACCGAAGCGTTTTCACTGGCAATCAGTTGTGAGACTCAAGAGGAAATCGACGAGCTCTGGGGGGCGTTGCTCGCCGGGGGAGGATCCGAACTCGCATGTGGATGGTTGAAAGACAAATTCGGTATGTGTTGGCAAGTCTGGCCGGCGTTGATGGAGGACTGGTTCGCCGCCGACGATCCGGCGGCGCTGCAACGAATGTTTCAGTCGTTGTGGCAAATGAAGAAGCTGGATCTTCAAACGCTCAAACAGGCGTTCGATGGTAACGTTTAA
- a CDS encoding alpha/beta hydrolase family protein yields MRHPRNRWHIFSHLKPRVHPRWILAVWVAILIAFPTVVVDAQSGDASGPWQIERWKQTPAMRWLDRESPVRSLTYELESIAHRPGDKQGEDAQPTEVFAFYATPGTVNGDPSLDKDLPAVVLIHGGGGTAFSEWAWLWAQRGYAAIAMDLSGRRPEAPRFNPKTRELIIQRRVERTRLPSGGPEANHQAKFNNIGGDRSDEWQPYAVAAVIQAHSLIRSFPEVDAERTAVTGISWGGYMTCLVASLDDRFSAAVPVYGCGFLYEGESVQKPMIDALSGDQRQQWIRDYDPSAWLPQCDVPILLVNGTNDKHYPLDSYMKSFQAVAGPKQLRIEVAMPHGHVAGWLPNEIGLFIDQHVSGGKPLPKLESLHTTNGIAKTKIDSSTPIKTASLHFTTDHGPLVGRSWGTQTASIDGDLLSATVPSDATLWYLSVTDERDAMISTDVQFSVDWK; encoded by the coding sequence ATGAGACACCCCCGCAATCGCTGGCATATCTTCAGTCACCTGAAGCCTCGTGTTCATCCGAGATGGATACTCGCGGTCTGGGTGGCGATCCTAATTGCGTTCCCGACCGTGGTGGTTGATGCCCAGTCCGGTGATGCCTCCGGTCCATGGCAGATCGAACGGTGGAAACAGACTCCGGCAATGCGTTGGCTCGATCGTGAAAGCCCGGTTCGATCGTTGACGTACGAACTTGAATCAATTGCTCATCGCCCCGGCGATAAGCAAGGAGAGGATGCTCAGCCGACCGAGGTGTTTGCCTTTTACGCCACTCCGGGGACTGTCAATGGCGATCCGTCGCTGGACAAAGACCTACCCGCCGTGGTGCTGATTCACGGCGGTGGAGGAACGGCGTTTTCGGAATGGGCATGGCTATGGGCGCAACGTGGTTATGCGGCAATTGCGATGGATCTTTCGGGGCGAAGACCGGAGGCCCCACGGTTCAATCCAAAGACGCGCGAACTGATCATTCAGCGTCGTGTCGAACGAACTCGTTTGCCAAGTGGCGGTCCCGAAGCGAACCATCAAGCGAAGTTCAACAACATCGGCGGTGATCGCAGCGACGAATGGCAACCCTACGCGGTAGCCGCCGTCATCCAGGCTCACTCGCTGATTCGCAGTTTCCCCGAAGTCGATGCGGAACGCACCGCGGTGACCGGAATTAGCTGGGGTGGCTACATGACCTGTCTTGTTGCTTCGCTCGATGATCGTTTCTCAGCCGCGGTACCGGTTTACGGTTGTGGCTTTCTTTATGAAGGAGAATCGGTCCAAAAGCCCATGATCGATGCGCTATCGGGCGACCAACGTCAACAATGGATCCGCGACTACGATCCATCGGCATGGTTGCCTCAGTGCGACGTACCGATCTTGCTTGTCAACGGAACAAACGACAAGCACTATCCGCTCGACAGCTATATGAAAAGTTTCCAGGCGGTTGCCGGGCCGAAGCAGTTACGGATCGAAGTCGCAATGCCGCATGGCCATGTCGCCGGATGGTTGCCAAATGAGATCGGACTGTTTATCGATCAGCATGTCAGTGGTGGTAAGCCGTTGCCGAAGCTAGAGTCGCTGCATACGACGAACGGGATCGCCAAAACCAAAATCGATTCGTCGACGCCTATCAAGACCGCGTCACTTCATTTCACGACAGACCATGGCCCGTTAGTCGGCAGGTCATGGGGAACTCAAACGGCGTCGATCGATGGCGATCTTTTAAGTGCCACCGTGCCATCAGATGCGACGCTCTGGTACTTGTCGGTCACCGACGAACGTGACGCGATGATCAGTACCGACGTGCAGTTCTCTGTCGATTGGAAGTGA
- a CDS encoding ribonucleoside-diphosphate reductase subunit alpha: MGASAESAKTVHAVVRKRDGRLVDFEPGCVAKAIDKAFRAELNLADQQPLDSAIREDIDSIVGQVAEVATDRDAVEPVTVEQIQDVVEIGLMRREHFRVARRYILYRTEHARIRAIRGEDSRLDSLSIPPRQEQRLFVELEPGVRVPFDTQRIVRFLKNCDAASRPEVNVDEIVGEVVRGAFDGMTPDDVTRATVLSARSRIERDPAYDQLAAELQLSIIYRHALGRTQFSTDFESFYRDRFEHYVIEGIRGGRLSDDLRGFDLARIAEALTPQRDRGFRYLGLQTIYDRYLLHLEGRRIETPQYFWMRVAMGLAINEPGESKTDRAIEFYDLLSSMRFTSATPTLFNSGTPYPQLSSCYLTTVQDDLDHIFKSIGDNARLSKWAGGLGNDWTNIRATGSIIKGTNGESQGVIPFLKIVNDAAVAVNQGGKRKGAVCAYLEPWHLDFIEFLDLRKNTGDDRRRTHDMHTAAWIPDLFMRRLIDGGNWTLFSPDEVPDLHDIYGQLFKERYEHYEAEAAAGRLRQSRTMPAVDLWRKLLTRTFETGHPWVTFKDPSNIRSPQDHAGVVHSSNLCTEILLNTGEDETAVCNLGSVNLGRHIVDGQLDQSLLRSTIETAMRMLDNVIDINYYPTAEAKNANLRHRPVGLGMMGYQDALSALNLPIASEEAVAFADQSMEAISYYAIHASAKLAQERGRYESYSGSKWNRGLLPIDTLELLERERGEAIDVDRSSTMDWEIVRESIARYGMRNSNCLAIAPTATISTIVGCSQSIEPTYKQLYSKSNLSGEFTQTNFLLIDELKSRGLWNPEILDALKYYDGVLGEIEHLPGEIKQRYATAFEIDPSWLIRAASRRQKWIDQGQSLNLYLSAPSGKAIDAMYRLAWSMGLKTTYYLRSLAATQIEKSTVDVNRHGIQPRWMKSQSQSSAIRVDRGDRTPAAVCSLDDPDCESCQ; encoded by the coding sequence ATGGGGGCTTCTGCAGAGTCTGCAAAGACCGTCCACGCGGTGGTGCGTAAACGAGACGGGCGGCTGGTTGATTTTGAGCCTGGGTGTGTGGCGAAGGCAATCGACAAAGCTTTTCGAGCCGAACTAAATTTGGCCGACCAGCAGCCTCTCGATAGTGCGATTCGCGAAGACATTGATTCGATTGTGGGGCAAGTCGCCGAGGTCGCGACCGATCGCGATGCGGTGGAGCCGGTCACTGTCGAGCAAATCCAAGACGTCGTCGAAATCGGCTTGATGCGGCGGGAACACTTTCGTGTCGCCCGTCGCTACATCCTTTACCGCACCGAACATGCTCGAATCCGTGCGATTCGCGGAGAAGACAGTCGACTGGATTCTTTGAGTATTCCGCCGCGACAAGAGCAACGGTTGTTCGTAGAACTTGAACCCGGGGTGCGAGTGCCGTTCGACACGCAACGCATCGTGCGTTTTCTCAAGAACTGTGATGCGGCATCGCGACCCGAAGTCAACGTCGACGAAATCGTCGGCGAAGTGGTGCGTGGTGCATTTGATGGTATGACGCCGGATGATGTCACGCGGGCAACGGTTTTGTCTGCTCGTAGTCGGATCGAACGTGATCCGGCGTATGACCAATTGGCCGCGGAACTGCAACTAAGCATCATTTATCGACACGCGTTGGGGCGAACGCAATTCTCTACTGATTTCGAGTCGTTTTACCGCGACCGCTTCGAGCATTACGTGATCGAAGGCATTCGCGGAGGACGCTTGTCGGATGATCTTCGCGGCTTTGATCTCGCTAGGATTGCCGAAGCCCTCACGCCTCAGCGAGACCGCGGATTCCGCTACCTTGGCTTGCAAACAATCTACGATCGGTACTTGTTGCATCTAGAAGGTCGCCGAATTGAGACGCCGCAATATTTTTGGATGCGTGTTGCGATGGGGCTGGCGATCAACGAACCTGGCGAGTCGAAAACCGACCGCGCGATCGAGTTCTATGATTTGCTCTCTTCGATGCGTTTTACCAGCGCGACGCCGACATTATTCAATTCGGGAACGCCGTATCCGCAGTTAAGTAGTTGCTATTTAACAACCGTGCAAGACGACTTGGATCACATTTTCAAGTCGATCGGTGACAACGCACGGCTTTCAAAATGGGCCGGTGGTCTGGGCAATGACTGGACCAACATCCGTGCGACGGGATCAATAATCAAGGGCACTAATGGCGAAAGTCAAGGAGTGATCCCGTTCCTGAAAATCGTCAACGATGCCGCCGTCGCCGTCAATCAGGGTGGCAAACGCAAGGGAGCCGTTTGTGCGTATCTGGAACCTTGGCATTTAGATTTTATCGAGTTCCTAGACCTTCGCAAAAACACCGGTGACGATCGGCGACGAACCCATGACATGCACACCGCCGCATGGATTCCGGATTTGTTCATGCGGCGGCTGATCGATGGCGGAAACTGGACGTTGTTCAGTCCTGACGAGGTGCCCGATTTACATGACATTTATGGGCAACTGTTCAAGGAACGCTATGAGCACTATGAAGCAGAAGCAGCCGCCGGACGTTTACGTCAGTCACGTACGATGCCGGCGGTGGATCTTTGGCGTAAGCTTCTAACAAGGACATTCGAAACCGGTCACCCCTGGGTCACATTTAAGGACCCGTCGAACATTCGTTCGCCTCAGGATCACGCAGGCGTCGTTCACAGCAGTAACCTTTGCACCGAAATTTTGCTCAACACCGGCGAAGACGAAACCGCGGTATGCAACCTCGGTAGCGTTAATTTGGGTCGCCACATCGTCGACGGCCAGCTAGATCAAAGCCTGCTACGGAGCACGATCGAGACGGCGATGCGGATGCTCGATAATGTGATCGACATCAACTACTATCCGACGGCCGAAGCAAAAAATGCCAACCTGCGACATCGGCCCGTTGGGTTGGGCATGATGGGCTATCAGGATGCTCTCAGTGCGCTCAACCTCCCCATCGCTAGTGAAGAAGCCGTCGCGTTTGCTGATCAATCAATGGAGGCCATCAGTTACTATGCGATTCACGCGTCGGCGAAACTCGCTCAGGAACGCGGGCGGTATGAATCTTATTCCGGTTCGAAATGGAATCGTGGCTTACTGCCGATCGATACCTTGGAATTGCTCGAACGCGAACGAGGCGAAGCGATCGATGTCGATCGATCGTCCACGATGGACTGGGAAATCGTTCGAGAGTCGATCGCCCGGTATGGGATGCGAAACAGCAACTGCCTTGCAATCGCACCGACGGCCACCATCTCGACCATCGTCGGTTGCAGCCAATCGATCGAGCCGACCTATAAACAGCTTTACTCAAAGAGCAACCTGTCCGGCGAGTTCACTCAAACGAACTTCTTGCTGATCGACGAACTAAAGTCTCGCGGGCTTTGGAATCCAGAAATCCTCGACGCGTTGAAATACTACGATGGCGTACTCGGCGAGATCGAGCACCTTCCCGGTGAGATCAAGCAACGGTACGCGACCGCGTTCGAAATTGATCCATCTTGGTTGATCCGGGCCGCTTCCCGGCGGCAGAAGTGGATCGATCAAGGGCAGTCGTTGAACCTGTATTTGTCCGCACCGAGTGGCAAGGCGATCGATGCGATGTATCGATTGGCATGGTCGATGGGATTAAAAACCACGTATTACCTGCGTTCACTCGCGGCCACCCAGATTGAAAAATCAACGGTCGATGTGAACCGGCATGGCATTCAGCCACGTTGGATGAAGTCGCAGAGTCAATCGTCGGCCATTCGAGTCGACCGCGGCGATCGTACCCCCGCGGCCGTTTGCAGTCTTGATGACCCCGACTGCGAATCCTGTCAATAG
- a CDS encoding YciI family protein has translation MKYMFLIYGNEEDWTDDEREACMVESMKISEELATQGKWIDASPLHSVSTATSVRVRSGQSQITDGPFAETTEQLGGYYIVDVADLDEAIAIAARLPPAKKGIVEIRPLFPLPKLPETVEARVDHGN, from the coding sequence ATGAAGTACATGTTTTTGATCTATGGGAACGAAGAGGACTGGACCGACGATGAGCGCGAAGCGTGCATGGTCGAATCGATGAAAATCAGCGAGGAACTCGCAACGCAAGGCAAATGGATTGACGCCTCACCGCTACATTCGGTTTCGACGGCCACGAGCGTCCGTGTCCGCAGCGGTCAATCGCAGATCACCGACGGTCCTTTCGCCGAAACCACCGAGCAACTCGGCGGCTACTACATTGTCGACGTTGCGGATTTGGATGAAGCGATCGCCATCGCAGCACGGCTACCGCCAGCTAAGAAAGGTATCGTCGAAATCCGTCCTCTTTTTCCGCTGCCCAAACTTCCCGAAACTGTCGAGGCTCGCGTTGACCATGGAAATTAA
- a CDS encoding lysophospholipid acyltransferase family protein, producing MFTPYGFSKSALLSIRIGSINGMLPPRLRLKANLLARELESRLVLQRFLIHLLIAYVKLLRWTCRVRPIDDPREEIRNQGQTYIFAALHAQQLATIVPAEPGTGALVSRSEDGELIAKVLETTGVIPIRGSGGARRKGGAAALLALVHHVQSGQPTYLAVDGPKGPRGTVHPGVAMLSQKTGAPVLPLSFIPQFRYVIKRSWDRVQIPLPFSRIDCRFGEPLYPIDGESVRDHVARIQQALMDLEQETDPGEAEQARLAAEARATAKAKRSQRAAKAQPASGSSADANSTSPPEADAA from the coding sequence GTGTTCACGCCTTACGGATTTTCTAAATCCGCCTTGCTCAGTATCCGTATCGGGTCTATCAATGGAATGTTGCCCCCACGCCTTCGCTTGAAGGCAAATTTGCTAGCAAGAGAATTGGAATCTCGTCTGGTGTTACAGCGTTTCCTCATCCACCTGTTGATCGCGTACGTCAAGCTTTTGCGATGGACGTGCCGAGTCCGGCCGATCGACGATCCGCGTGAAGAGATCCGCAATCAGGGGCAGACATACATCTTTGCCGCCCTACATGCTCAGCAGTTGGCCACGATCGTTCCGGCCGAGCCCGGGACGGGCGCGTTGGTGTCACGCAGCGAAGACGGGGAATTGATTGCCAAAGTTTTAGAAACGACCGGTGTCATCCCGATTCGTGGCAGCGGTGGGGCCCGTCGCAAAGGCGGCGCGGCGGCATTGCTGGCACTGGTGCATCATGTGCAAAGTGGGCAGCCAACCTATTTGGCCGTCGATGGGCCGAAGGGGCCACGTGGAACGGTGCATCCCGGAGTCGCGATGCTATCCCAGAAAACCGGCGCGCCGGTGCTGCCGCTTTCATTCATCCCCCAGTTTCGTTACGTCATCAAACGGTCGTGGGATCGGGTTCAGATCCCATTGCCGTTCTCTCGGATTGATTGCCGGTTCGGCGAACCGCTTTACCCCATCGATGGCGAATCGGTTCGCGACCATGTCGCCCGCATCCAGCAAGCGTTGATGGATCTGGAACAGGAAACCGATCCGGGGGAAGCAGAACAAGCCCGCCTAGCTGCCGAGGCTCGTGCGACTGCGAAAGCCAAACGAAGCCAACGAGCAGCCAAAGCCCAACCGGCCAGCGGTTCGAGCGCTGACGCCAATTCCACATCGCCCCCCGAAGCTGATGCGGCTTAG
- a CDS encoding ribonucleotide-diphosphate reductase subunit beta encodes MNPETRFDATDKRLINCNQVDVNQLMPLKYHWAWEHYTNGCANHWMPTEVPMTKDIETWRSNRLSDAERRVIMRNLGFFSTAESLVGNNLVLAIFKHVTNAECRQYLLRQAFEEAVHSHTFLYVVDSLGLDEGEVFNMYHEVPSIARKDAFETELTAEVLSENFSTATDAGAQAFLKNLIGYYLIMEGVFFYTGFVMMLSFHRRNLMTGIGEQFQYILRDETIHLNFGIDLINGIKAENPHLWTPEFQQAMVDRVKQAVELELDYASDCLPSGIMGLNAELFRDYVQHIADRRLERIGLPMQYGSSNPFPWMSETMDLAKEKNFFETRVTEYQSAGSLSWD; translated from the coding sequence ATGAATCCTGAAACGCGCTTCGATGCGACCGACAAGCGACTTATCAATTGCAACCAAGTCGATGTCAATCAACTGATGCCATTAAAATACCATTGGGCTTGGGAACACTACACCAACGGTTGTGCGAACCATTGGATGCCGACCGAGGTTCCGATGACGAAAGACATCGAAACATGGCGAAGCAATCGGTTATCCGATGCAGAACGCCGGGTGATCATGCGGAATCTTGGTTTCTTTTCGACAGCCGAAAGCCTTGTCGGCAACAATTTGGTGCTTGCGATCTTCAAGCATGTGACCAACGCCGAGTGCCGGCAGTACCTTTTGCGACAGGCCTTTGAGGAAGCGGTCCATTCGCACACATTCTTATATGTCGTTGATTCACTTGGTCTCGACGAGGGGGAAGTCTTCAATATGTACCACGAAGTTCCTTCGATCGCTCGGAAGGATGCCTTCGAAACGGAGTTGACCGCAGAGGTGTTATCGGAAAATTTCTCGACCGCGACCGATGCCGGTGCGCAGGCATTCCTGAAAAATCTGATCGGCTACTACCTGATCATGGAAGGCGTGTTTTTCTACACCGGATTCGTGATGATGTTGTCATTTCATCGTCGCAATTTAATGACTGGAATCGGAGAGCAGTTTCAGTACATTCTGCGTGATGAAACAATTCATCTTAATTTTGGGATCGACCTGATCAACGGCATTAAGGCCGAAAATCCCCATCTCTGGACACCGGAATTTCAGCAAGCGATGGTCGATCGCGTCAAGCAAGCGGTCGAACTAGAACTGGATTATGCGAGCGACTGTCTGCCTTCAGGAATCATGGGACTGAATGCAGAATTGTTCCGTGACTATGTTCAGCACATCGCGGATCGGCGGCTCGAACGCATCGGACTTCCGATGCAATACGGATCATCGAATCCGTTCCCGTGGATGAGCGAAACGATGGACCTTGCCAAAGAAAAGAACTTCTTCGAAACAAGGGTCACCGAATATCAATCGGCAGGAAGTTTGAGCTGGGATTAG
- a CDS encoding YciI family protein: MKFVCLGYIDETKWESMSEEESRQIMEQCLAYDDELRRGGHFIGGEALQSARHSVTLRMKNGAADVIDGPYAETKETLGGILLLEARDLNHAISLMSQHPGVRVGPFEIRPADEEVNALVAARHEAFNQSIEGTDQ; encoded by the coding sequence ATGAAATTTGTTTGCTTGGGCTACATCGACGAAACCAAGTGGGAGTCGATGTCAGAAGAAGAGAGTCGGCAAATAATGGAGCAATGCCTTGCGTACGACGATGAACTGCGTCGCGGGGGACATTTTATCGGCGGTGAAGCCCTCCAGTCGGCTCGTCATTCGGTCACGTTACGAATGAAGAATGGCGCCGCAGACGTCATCGACGGTCCGTACGCGGAAACGAAAGAGACACTGGGAGGTATTCTGCTACTCGAGGCCCGCGACCTAAATCATGCGATCTCGTTGATGTCGCAGCATCCCGGCGTTCGAGTCGGCCCTTTTGAGATTCGGCCTGCGGATGAAGAAGTCAACGCGCTCGTCGCAGCACGACACGAAGCATTTAACCAATCAATCGAAGGAACGGATCAATGA
- a CDS encoding YciI family protein codes for MRVMVILKATKSSEAGELPSEELLTAMGDFNEELVRAGIMKAGEGLKPSSAAKRVLFRGSDRTVTDGPFAETKELIAGFWLWEVDSIQEAIDWVKRCPNPMPEDSEIEVRPVYEIEDLSPSDPDGNIREQEESLMQSMALQQATVQPYLFFGGCCEEALAFYEQAVGATVTMKMKFSESPDPVPDGKLQSGFEEKIMHASFTVGKMNLMASDGCDERSNFDGFRLALTLPTETAAHSAYDALAEGGSREMPLTKTFWSPCYGMVTDRFGLGWMVMVLGDDC; via the coding sequence ATGAGAGTGATGGTCATTCTAAAGGCAACCAAAAGCTCTGAGGCCGGCGAGTTGCCGAGCGAAGAGTTGCTCACCGCGATGGGCGACTTTAACGAAGAGCTCGTCAGAGCGGGGATCATGAAGGCCGGTGAAGGATTGAAACCCAGTTCTGCTGCCAAGCGAGTCCTCTTTCGGGGTAGCGACCGCACCGTCACCGATGGGCCGTTCGCAGAAACGAAAGAACTGATCGCAGGATTTTGGTTGTGGGAGGTCGATTCGATACAAGAGGCGATCGATTGGGTCAAACGATGTCCCAATCCGATGCCGGAAGACTCTGAAATTGAAGTTCGGCCGGTCTACGAAATTGAAGATCTTAGTCCCAGTGATCCTGACGGAAACATTCGTGAGCAAGAGGAATCGCTTATGCAGTCGATGGCACTGCAGCAGGCAACGGTGCAGCCATACTTGTTCTTCGGCGGATGTTGTGAAGAAGCGTTGGCGTTTTATGAACAAGCCGTGGGCGCGACTGTCACGATGAAGATGAAATTCAGCGAAAGCCCTGATCCAGTTCCCGACGGAAAATTGCAATCAGGGTTCGAAGAGAAAATCATGCACGCGTCATTCACCGTTGGCAAGATGAATTTGATGGCGTCCGATGGATGTGATGAACGCTCGAACTTCGATGGGTTCCGTTTAGCGCTCACGCTGCCGACCGAAACCGCCGCCCATTCGGCGTACGATGCTCTCGCCGAGGGTGGCAGTCGCGAAATGCCGCTGACAAAAACATTTTGGTCGCCGTGTTATGGGATGGTCACCGACCGGTTCGGCTTAGGCTGGATGGTCATGGTATTGGGAGACGACTGCTAG